In Drosophila santomea strain STO CAGO 1482 chromosome 2L, Prin_Dsan_1.1, whole genome shotgun sequence, a single window of DNA contains:
- the LOC120443969 gene encoding gustatory receptor 23a: MKTLECLTRRFLQVIFSLLGLVPLPPVSQLRWLFLSLAIRCCWIAYIMYLLEVAINFSWVAIESVGNAVGTALFVGNSVLGLALLLESVLKQKTHSQLEDLRVQTELQLQRLGMFGSSRHAAYLLPLIGVQFACDLVRLATNCGKTVSPVFGISLPLMWLLRYRYVQLVQHVMDLNQRSIQLRRSLLCLASGNDLWQPFGVQECLQLQTLRSAYERIFECYETFSDCYGWGMLGLHLLTSFQFVTNAYWMIMGLYDGGSVRALIFNGATGIDFGTPIATLFLHGDSGAENGRQIGCLISKLVKPQGSKRYNDLVGEFSLQTLHQRFVVTAKDFFSLNLHLLCSMFAAVVTYLVILIQFMFAERSSTRSNQ, from the exons ATGAAGACTCTGGAGTGCCTGACCCGCCGTTTCCTGCAAGTTATCTTTTCTCTACTGGGCCTGGTGCCACTTCCTCCTGTTTCACAGTTGAGATGGCTCTTCCTATCATTGGCCattcgctgctgctggatAGCTTACATTATGTATTTGCTGGAAGTTGCCATCAACTTCTCATGGGTGGCCATCGAAAGTGTGGGCAATGCAGTGGGCACCGCGCTGTTCGTGGGCAACTCCGTGCTGGGACTTGCGCTCCTGCTGGAGAGTGTCCTTAAGCAGAAGACCCACAGCCAGCTGGAGGATCTGCGAGTCCAGACGGAGTTGCAGCTGCAGAGACTTGGCATGTTTGGCAGTTCTCGCCATGCGGCCTATCTATTGCCACTGATAGGAGTACAGTTTGCTTGCGATCTTGTGAGACTGGCGACCAATTGTGGGAAGACCGTATCGCCCGTGTTTGGTATATCCTTGCCACTGATGTGGCTGCTGCGGTATCGCTACGTGCAACTGGTGCAGCACGTCATGGATCTGAACCAGAGATCCATCCAGTTGCGCCGATCCCTGTTGTGCCTGGCCTCCGGCAATGATCTATGGCAGCCCTTCGGAGTTCAGGAGTGCCTTCAACTTCAGACGCTTCGCAGCGCCTACGAAAGGATCTTCGAGTGCTACGAAACCTTCAGCGATTGCTATGGATGGGGTATGCTGGGACTCCATTTGCTGACCAGCTTCCAGTTCGTGACCAATGCCTACTGGATGATCATGGGCTTGTACGATGGCGGCAGTGTGCGTGCCCTGATCTTCAACGGCGCCACTGGGATCGACTTTGGCACTCCGATTGCCACTCTATTTTTGCACGGCGACTCAGGTGCGGAAAAT GGCCGTCAAATCGGTTGTCTTATTTCGAAGCTGGTGAAACCCCAGGGCAGCAAGCGATACAATGATTTGGTGGGTGAATTTTCGCTGCAAACACTGCATCAGCGTTTTGTGGTGACCGCCAAGGATTTCTTCAGTCTCAATCTGCACCTGCTCTGTAGC ATGTTTGCAGCTGTGGTCACATATCTGGTCATTCTCATACAGTTCATGTTTGCTGAAAGAAGTTCTACGCGAAGTAACCAATGA